Proteins encoded by one window of Bacillota bacterium:
- a CDS encoding ABC transporter permease — protein MSELKTTNVQTEANVKADDKIVSPGLVVWRRFKRSKIAVAGLCVLIAITIAVILAPVLSTHDPNVYRNVAEDKYMGPSSSHWLGTDDIGRDVYSRLLYGGRVSMFVGIVAVSIQVTIGVILGSIAGYAGGIVDTLIMRLTDIVLSFPFLALAIAVAAIVGPSMWTTAFVIGFLSWTGTCRIVRGQFLQIKSTEYIEATKALGIRRSKVVWRHMLPNAMAPLLINASMAMANAILVEAALSYLGLGVSPPQPSWGNMLQSARNMTVIIRYPHLWLPPGIAIFITVLSINLVGDGLRDALDPRLKL, from the coding sequence ATGAGTGAATTGAAGACCACTAACGTTCAAACTGAAGCTAATGTTAAAGCAGATGATAAAATTGTCAGCCCCGGATTAGTTGTCTGGCGGCGCTTTAAGCGCAGTAAAATCGCCGTTGCCGGACTCTGTGTGCTGATTGCCATTACTATTGCAGTTATTCTGGCACCTGTCCTGTCTACCCACGACCCCAATGTATACAGAAACGTTGCTGAAGATAAGTACATGGGGCCATCCAGCAGCCACTGGCTGGGCACCGATGACATTGGCCGTGATGTTTACTCCCGCCTGCTCTATGGCGGCCGCGTCTCAATGTTTGTTGGTATTGTCGCAGTTTCAATACAGGTAACAATTGGTGTTATCCTTGGCTCCATCGCTGGCTATGCCGGCGGTATAGTGGACACGCTGATTATGCGGCTCACCGATATCGTTCTGTCCTTCCCGTTCCTGGCATTGGCGATTGCCGTTGCGGCGATTGTCGGTCCCAGTATGTGGACCACCGCTTTTGTTATCGGATTCCTCAGTTGGACGGGAACGTGCCGGATTGTCCGGGGGCAGTTCCTGCAAATTAAGAGCACTGAATATATTGAGGCCACTAAAGCCCTGGGTATCAGGCGGAGCAAAGTTGTCTGGCGGCACATGCTGCCCAACGCCATGGCACCGCTCTTGATCAACGCTTCCATGGCTATGGCCAACGCCATCCTTGTCGAAGCAGCCCTTTCCTACCTGGGACTCGGAGTTTCGCCGCCACAGCCCAGCTGGGGGAACATGCTGCAATCCGCAAGAAATATGACTGTTATCATCCGCTACCCACACCTGTGGTTGCCGCCGGGCATTGCAATCTTTATTACCGTGCTGAGCATCAACCTTGTGGGTGATGGCCTCCGGGATGCCCTTGATCCCCGGCTGAAGCTGTAG